A section of the Campylobacter lanienae NCTC 13004 genome encodes:
- a CDS encoding 2-isopropylmalate synthase has protein sequence MDKNKIIVFDTTLRDGEQSPGASMNTEEKIQIALQLERLGVDVMEAGFAAASPGDFDAINQIAKQVNSIKVASLARALERDIKAAADAIAPAKNKRIHTFIATSPIHMEHKLKMKPDEVIKRAIEAVQYAKTLVDDVEFSCEDAGRSDISFLKEICDAVVSAGARTLNLPDTVGFRLPYEIADMVRVMSEYMGDRAIISVHNHNDLGLAVANTLASIKAGARQVECTINGLGERAGNAALEEIVMTLKTRSDEFDGLYTDIVTKEIYPTSRLVATITGIEPQPNKAIVGKNAFAHESGIHQDGMLKCAQTYEIIKAEDIGAKKNALVLGKHSGRHAFKDKLINLGFDLNDEEINEAFNNFKLLCDKKKEIFDDDIRALVSSEIIKIPEIYTIEKLSANTCNLGHSNAAISIKFNDEIISEAALGNGTADAIFKVIDRISKVAGELKDYKVSAVSQGKDALAKVTVKVAFGSDEPPFIGHGLDIDTMMASAKAYVSALNSYLSMKK, from the coding sequence ATGGATAAAAATAAAATTATAGTTTTTGATACTACTTTAAGAGATGGTGAGCAAAGCCCCGGTGCTTCAATGAATACTGAAGAGAAAATTCAGATCGCACTTCAGTTAGAGAGACTTGGTGTAGATGTGATGGAGGCTGGTTTTGCGGCTGCTAGTCCTGGTGATTTTGATGCTATTAATCAAATTGCCAAACAGGTAAATTCTATCAAAGTAGCTAGTCTTGCTAGAGCTTTGGAGCGTGATATTAAGGCAGCAGCTGATGCTATTGCTCCGGCTAAAAATAAGAGAATTCATACCTTCATAGCCACAAGCCCTATCCATATGGAACACAAGCTTAAAATGAAGCCAGATGAGGTGATTAAAAGAGCTATAGAAGCGGTTCAATATGCTAAAACTCTCGTAGATGATGTTGAGTTTAGTTGCGAAGATGCTGGTAGAAGTGATATTTCATTTTTAAAAGAGATTTGCGATGCAGTAGTGAGCGCAGGTGCTAGAACTTTGAATTTGCCTGATACGGTGGGATTTAGATTGCCTTATGAGATTGCCGATATGGTTAGAGTTATGAGCGAATATATGGGCGATAGAGCCATTATCTCAGTCCATAATCACAATGACCTTGGCTTGGCCGTGGCAAACACTTTAGCAAGTATCAAAGCCGGTGCTAGACAGGTGGAATGTACCATAAATGGATTAGGCGAAAGAGCCGGTAACGCCGCACTTGAAGAGATCGTGATGACCTTAAAGACTAGGTCTGATGAGTTTGATGGCTTATACACAGATATCGTAACTAAAGAAATTTACCCTACTAGTCGCTTAGTAGCCACTATCACAGGTATTGAACCACAACCAAATAAAGCCATCGTAGGCAAAAATGCTTTTGCTCATGAGAGCGGAATTCATCAAGATGGTATGTTAAAATGCGCCCAAACTTACGAAATAATCAAAGCCGAAGATATCGGTGCGAAGAAAAATGCCTTAGTTTTAGGCAAACACAGTGGTCGCCACGCCTTTAAAGATAAGCTTATAAATTTAGGATTTGATCTAAATGATGAAGAGATCAATGAAGCATTTAATAATTTTAAATTGCTTTGCGATAAGAAAAAAGAGATTTTCGATGATGATATTAGAGCGTTAGTTAGTAGTGAAATCATCAAAATTCCTGAAATTTATACTATCGAAAAATTAAGCGCCAACACTTGTAATCTAGGCCACTCAAACGCTGCTATTAGTATTAAATTTAATGATGAGATTATCAGTGAAGCAGCTCTTGGCAATGGCACGGCTGATGCGATATTTAAAGTAATTGATAGGATAAGCAAAGTCGCTGGTGAGTTAAAAGATTATAAGGTTTCAGCCGTATCTCAAGGCAAAGATGCTCTTGCGAAAGTTACAGTTAAAGTAGCATTTGGCTCTGATGAGCCTCCATTTATCGGACATGGCCTTGATATAGATACGATGATGGCAAGCGCCAAAGCCTATGTAAGCGCATTAAATAGCTATCTAAGTATGAAAAAATAA
- a CDS encoding phosphatidylserine decarboxylase: MFLISLWIYKNPEKLPQSEDPKAILSPIDGIVEDIKKSNYNGRAYTQILIRNRIFDSGVLRSICDMDISVIKRRNGLNIHSSDPNLNLLSNRATIISKNQDFIIRISTSALTSKIYLENLKYVKSGRRIGFLKDGKVAILMPLNTRIAFSKGDKIKACSVIGYIDE; this comes from the coding sequence TTGTTTCTTATCTCGTTGTGGATATATAAAAATCCAGAAAAACTTCCACAAAGTGAAGATCCTAAGGCTATTTTATCACCGATAGATGGGATTGTAGAAGATATTAAAAAATCCAATTATAATGGCCGTGCCTATACTCAAATTCTAATCCGCAATAGAATATTTGATTCTGGTGTGTTGCGTTCTATATGCGATATGGATATTTCTGTGATTAAAAGGCGTAATGGCCTTAATATCCATAGCAGCGACCCAAATTTAAATTTACTAAGCAATAGAGCAACCATAATATCAAAAAATCAAGATTTTATAATTCGCATTAGCACATCAGCGCTAACTTCTAAAATTTATTTAGAGAATTTAAAATATGTTAAATCAGGCCGTAGAATCGGATTTTTAAAAGATGGCAAGGTTGCTATTTTAATGCCTTTAAATACTAGAATCGCTTTTAGTAAAGGTGATAAAATCAAAGCTTGTAGCGTTATAGGTTATATAGATGAATAA
- the pssA gene encoding CDP-diacylglycerol--serine O-phosphatidyltransferase encodes MNNNKLIYILPNLFTAGSAFTGIISILASSNGEFGKAIFYLVVSLVLDGLDGRVARLTKTTSKFGVEFDSLADLVAFGVAPAMLFYFSIGSEFGRFGSLITAMFVVFGAIRLARFNVTTNENEPNMFIGLPIPTAAIVAGFWIGIYNKYEFIKGYEWVFLVLMGLLSILMVSNVRYPSFKKVDFGRSKYIKALVILVIIFSLLYLYPLESATALISVYTIYGIIRAIWARFFAKNIKIKEQKW; translated from the coding sequence ATGAATAATAATAAATTGATATATATACTCCCAAATTTATTTACCGCAGGTAGCGCATTTACTGGTATTATTAGTATTTTAGCTAGTTCAAATGGTGAGTTTGGCAAGGCGATATTTTATCTTGTTGTCTCGCTTGTATTAGATGGCTTAGATGGTAGGGTGGCACGACTTACTAAAACTACTTCTAAATTTGGTGTTGAGTTTGATAGTTTGGCTGATTTAGTGGCATTTGGCGTGGCACCTGCTATGCTATTTTATTTTAGCATTGGCAGTGAATTTGGTAGATTTGGCTCACTGATTACGGCTATGTTTGTGGTATTTGGGGCGATTAGATTGGCTAGATTTAATGTCACAACTAATGAGAATGAGCCAAATATGTTTATTGGATTACCGATTCCTACGGCTGCTATTGTGGCAGGATTTTGGATTGGAATTTATAATAAATATGAGTTTATAAAGGGCTATGAGTGGGTATTTTTAGTATTAATGGGGCTACTTTCGATATTGATGGTTTCTAATGTAAGATATCCGAGCTTTAAAAAGGTGGATTTTGGTCGCTCAAAATATATAAAAGCACTTGTTATATTGGTGATCATATTTTCACTTTTATATCTATATCCATTAGAATCAGCCACTGCTTTGATTTCTGTTTATACTATATATGGTATAATTCGTGCGATTTGGGCGAGATTTTTCGCCAAGAATATCAAGATAAAGGAACAAAAATGGTAG